In Calditrichota bacterium, one genomic interval encodes:
- a CDS encoding carbamoyltransferase, which produces MNILGISAYYHDSAACLVRDGKIIAAAQEERFTRKKHDFNFPFQAVDYCLREGKISASELDYVAFYDKPFIKFERLLETYLVYAPGGIKSFVKAIPVWVKQKLWIRELIKNDLGYQGKIIFPTHHESHAASAFFPSPFSEAAFLTIDGVGEWNTTTFGVGKDNKLQILSEINFPHSLGLLYSAFTYFTGFRVNSGEYKLMGLAPYGEPKYVQQILDELIDLKEDGSFRLNMKYFNYAVGLTMTNRRFDKLFGAKPRKPETQLRPRDMDLARSIQAVTEEIMLRMARHVHRETGQKYLCLAGGVALNCVANGKILREGPFEDIWIQPAAGDAGGALGAALFAWHQIFENRKITPENSDLMQNGYLGPSFSDAEIENFLTKKKAAFQKLEDEKIPETAAELIASENVVGWFQGRMEFGPRALGSRSILGDARSPKMQRIMNLKIKFRESFRPFAPSVLAEHVSEYFEIDRESPYMLLVAPVRKEKRRKLTEEQRKLSGLEKLHIERSEIPAVTHVDYTARIQTVSKKNGLYYDLLKAFYRKTGCPVIINTSFNVRGEPIVCTPEDAYACFMRTEMDYLVMGSFLLEKKKQPEVEKKSDWREQFELD; this is translated from the coding sequence ATGAATATTTTAGGCATTTCAGCATATTATCATGACAGCGCCGCCTGCCTTGTCCGAGATGGGAAAATCATCGCCGCGGCGCAGGAAGAACGATTTACCAGAAAAAAACATGATTTCAATTTTCCTTTTCAGGCCGTCGACTATTGTCTTCGCGAAGGGAAAATTTCCGCCAGCGAATTGGATTACGTGGCTTTTTACGATAAGCCCTTCATCAAATTCGAACGTCTGCTGGAAACTTATCTCGTCTACGCTCCCGGGGGAATAAAATCTTTCGTGAAAGCCATTCCGGTCTGGGTGAAACAAAAACTCTGGATTCGGGAGTTGATCAAAAATGACCTCGGATATCAAGGAAAAATTATTTTCCCGACGCACCATGAATCGCACGCCGCGTCGGCATTTTTCCCGTCGCCATTTTCCGAAGCCGCGTTTTTGACCATCGACGGCGTGGGAGAATGGAATACCACAACTTTCGGCGTAGGAAAAGATAATAAACTGCAAATTTTATCAGAAATCAATTTCCCTCATTCTTTAGGATTGCTCTATTCCGCATTCACTTATTTCACGGGTTTCCGCGTCAATTCCGGCGAGTACAAACTCATGGGCCTGGCGCCCTACGGCGAGCCAAAATATGTACAGCAAATTTTAGATGAATTAATTGATCTCAAAGAAGATGGCTCGTTTCGATTGAACATGAAATATTTCAATTACGCCGTCGGATTAACTATGACCAACAGACGATTTGACAAATTATTTGGCGCCAAACCGCGAAAGCCGGAGACTCAACTCAGGCCACGGGACATGGATCTGGCGCGCAGTATTCAGGCTGTGACGGAAGAAATAATGCTGCGGATGGCGCGCCATGTTCATCGTGAGACCGGACAAAAATATTTGTGTCTTGCCGGAGGCGTGGCGCTCAATTGCGTTGCGAACGGAAAAATTTTACGAGAAGGACCGTTTGAAGATATCTGGATTCAACCGGCAGCCGGCGATGCGGGCGGCGCGCTCGGCGCTGCTTTGTTTGCGTGGCACCAGATTTTTGAAAATAGAAAAATTACCCCTGAGAATTCAGATCTCATGCAAAACGGTTATTTAGGCCCTTCTTTTTCCGATGCAGAAATTGAAAATTTTTTAACTAAAAAAAAAGCAGCCTTTCAAAAATTAGAAGATGAAAAAATTCCCGAAACAGCAGCCGAACTCATTGCCTCAGAAAATGTCGTGGGTTGGTTTCAAGGAAGAATGGAATTTGGCCCTCGTGCATTGGGTTCACGGAGCATTTTGGGTGACGCACGCTCGCCGAAAATGCAGCGCATCATGAATTTGAAAATTAAATTCAGAGAATCGTTTCGGCCTTTTGCGCCCAGCGTACTGGCGGAACACGTTTCCGAATATTTTGAAATCGACAGGGAAAGCCCGTACATGCTGCTTGTCGCGCCAGTCAGAAAAGAAAAAAGAAGAAAGCTCACCGAAGAGCAGCGCAAACTGAGCGGGCTGGAAAAATTACACATCGAGCGTTCCGAGATCCCGGCGGTGACTCATGTGGATTACACGGCACGCATTCAGACAGTGAGCAAAAAAAACGGGCTTTATTATGATTTGCTGAAGGCATTTTATCGAAAAACCGGCTGCCCGGTCATCATTAACACTTCCTTTAACGTGCGCGGCGAACCGATTGTTTGCACTCCCGAAGACGCCTATGCCTGCTTTATGCGCACGGAAATGGATTATTTGGTCATGGGTAGTTTCCTGTTGGAAAAAAAGAAACAACCAGAAGTCGAAAAAAAATCAGACTGGCGGGAACAGTTCGAATTAGATTAG
- a CDS encoding murein peptide amidase A translates to MKMRIFRKRIQWLFAFIFLVILTQFECASYAQFHQPGQALYWQIESSSLPWEIFARSVEGRNIRLLEMGSGKNTTLIMGGFHGSEPLSVQLTLRFASYLYFEYQGKPDCRTVIVPCVNPDGLVRGFRTNAHGVDLNRNFPTANWTMRFDKRSYYPGKKPASEPETKVVMALIEKYQPDRIVSIHTPLRMVNYDGPAYELAVRMALLNGYPATQDVGYATPGSLGSYAGAERNIPTITLELPRESFQKIWEENREALLMTIIYSQ, encoded by the coding sequence ATGAAAATGCGAATTTTTCGGAAACGAATTCAGTGGCTGTTTGCTTTTATTTTTCTTGTTATTTTGACGCAATTCGAGTGTGCGTCTTACGCGCAATTTCACCAGCCGGGTCAAGCGCTTTACTGGCAAATTGAAAGTAGTTCTCTTCCATGGGAAATTTTTGCCAGATCTGTGGAAGGGCGAAATATTCGACTACTGGAAATGGGATCGGGAAAAAACACGACGCTGATTATGGGCGGCTTTCATGGCAGCGAGCCTTTGAGCGTACAATTGACGCTGCGATTTGCAAGCTATCTTTATTTTGAATATCAGGGAAAGCCGGACTGCCGAACCGTAATTGTGCCCTGTGTCAATCCGGATGGTTTGGTACGCGGTTTTCGCACGAATGCCCACGGCGTGGATTTGAACAGAAATTTTCCCACCGCCAATTGGACGATGCGATTTGACAAGCGAAGCTATTATCCCGGGAAAAAGCCGGCGTCCGAACCGGAGACAAAGGTAGTCATGGCATTAATCGAAAAGTACCAGCCGGACAGAATTGTTAGCATTCACACGCCGCTGCGGATGGTGAATTATGACGGTCCGGCTTACGAGTTAGCTGTGCGGATGGCGCTGTTGAACGGCTATCCGGCGACGCAGGATGTAGGCTATGCGACGCCTGGATCTTTGGGTAGTTATGCTGGCGCGGAGAGGAATATTCCCACCATTACGCTGGAGCTGCCGAGAGAATCATTTCAAAAAATCTGGGAAGAAAATCGTGAGGCGCTGTTGATGACGATAATTTATTCGCAGTGA